Proteins from one Halovivax limisalsi genomic window:
- the msrA gene encoding peptide-methionine (S)-S-oxide reductase MsrA: MERATFGGGCFWCVEAAFEEIDGVESVTSGYAGGHDEDPTYREVCSGTTGHAEVVQLTFDPDAITYEELLEVFFTIHDPTQLNRQGPDVGSQYRSIVLYHDEDQRDLAEDYVEALEEAGGYDDEIVTEIEPLETFHRAEDKHQNYFEKNPNDAYCRMHAQPKIEKVREAFREKVRA, translated from the coding sequence ATGGAACGCGCAACGTTCGGCGGCGGGTGTTTCTGGTGCGTCGAGGCCGCGTTCGAGGAGATCGACGGCGTCGAGTCGGTGACCTCGGGCTACGCGGGCGGTCACGACGAGGACCCGACGTACCGCGAGGTGTGCAGCGGCACCACCGGCCACGCAGAAGTCGTCCAGCTGACGTTCGACCCCGACGCGATCACCTACGAGGAACTGCTCGAGGTGTTCTTCACGATTCACGATCCCACGCAGCTGAACCGCCAGGGACCGGACGTCGGCTCGCAGTACCGCTCGATCGTGCTCTACCACGACGAGGACCAGCGCGACCTGGCCGAGGACTACGTCGAGGCCCTAGAGGAAGCGGGCGGCTACGACGACGAGATCGTGACCGAGATCGAGCCGCTGGAGACGTTCCACCGCGCCGAGGACAAACACCAGAACTACTTCGAGAAGAACCCGAACGACGCCTACTGCAGGATGCACGCCCAGCCGAAGATCGAGAAGGTTCGGGAAGCGTTTCGGGAGAAAGTCCGCGCTTGA